The following coding sequences are from one uncultured Desulfobacter sp. window:
- a CDS encoding C25 family peptidase propeptide domain-containing protein, whose translation MKKIFLITITALSCYVLTVGLISCAQPAGPWIRLADQAGVKSGISPSLEKQSKHSSDGKEVVTIVYQIFSVLKTAQEIDGTTYDTLFVEGCSPWEEQGKPDVPVKSIYIEIPEGADWNFRFMDANCTDMKNINLMPVQPLPTDYIDGQAPAFIKDEISYASDAFFPAIPLLSLKIIKIRDKKMLEIRLAPIQFNPVLKKGLVWNKTKFQIIIYPQKK comes from the coding sequence ATGAAAAAAATTTTTCTGATCACCATAACAGCCCTATCCTGCTATGTTTTGACAGTTGGGCTGATTTCATGTGCTCAGCCCGCCGGGCCGTGGATTCGGCTGGCAGACCAGGCCGGCGTCAAGTCGGGAATTTCCCCTTCCCTGGAAAAGCAGAGCAAGCACAGTTCAGACGGAAAGGAAGTGGTAACAATTGTTTATCAAATTTTTTCTGTTTTAAAAACAGCACAGGAAATTGACGGTACAACCTATGACACCTTATTTGTCGAAGGATGCAGTCCGTGGGAAGAACAGGGAAAGCCGGATGTACCTGTTAAATCTATATACATTGAAATACCCGAAGGGGCGGACTGGAATTTTAGGTTTATGGATGCTAACTGCACAGACATGAAAAATATCAATCTGATGCCTGTCCAACCTTTACCGACGGATTACATTGACGGGCAGGCTCCGGCTTTTATCAAGGATGAGATCTCTTATGCATCAGACGCCTTTTTTCCTGCGATTCCGCTGCTCAGCCTGAAAATAATAAAAATCAGAGACAAAAAAATGCTTGAAATACGGCTTGCGCCAATCCAGTTTAATCCGGTTCTAAAAAAGGGACTCGTCTGGAATAAAACAAAATTTCAAATTATCATATATCCCCAAAAAAAATGA
- a CDS encoding CinA family nicotinamide mononucleotide deamidase-related protein: MIRGHVFSTGNEVLLGDIADTNSTFLCRQLKRSGVTVIKASTVPDDMDALVQEIRSIASTADVCVMTGGLGPTSDDLTTQAFAKAAGVELAMDDEAMRSMIKFFDKRGYDLTPANEKQAILPQGARFMENRHGTAPGFSMIIGNCRFFCMPGVPREMERMFDLNVRPRLKQITGHAGEIQVIRLTVFGMHEAKVGDALEGFSEQFPEIHLGFRIRFPMIEVKLSQSKAADSQSQKDLDGDNLMNQAKRWVMGKIGSNVVSDQGLTLAEEVGRLLAARGQTLSVAESCTGGLVAHLVTDVPGASDYFLFSATTYANSAKEAILKVSRKTLEKKGAVDETTALEMATGVKTAGGSDWAVSTTGIAGPTGGSEEKPVGTVCIGVAGPSRAHSQRFMLDSGDRGRNKQLFAAMALEMLRRELVKK; encoded by the coding sequence ATGATCAGAGGCCATGTTTTTTCCACAGGCAATGAGGTGTTGCTTGGCGATATTGCAGACACCAACAGCACTTTTTTATGTCGGCAGCTTAAACGTTCTGGGGTGACCGTAATCAAAGCAAGCACTGTGCCTGATGATATGGACGCCCTTGTCCAGGAGATTAGAAGCATTGCATCCACCGCAGATGTCTGTGTCATGACCGGCGGCCTTGGTCCCACCTCCGATGATTTAACGACCCAGGCGTTTGCCAAAGCCGCCGGGGTTGAACTGGCCATGGATGATGAAGCCATGCGCTCCATGATCAAATTTTTTGATAAACGCGGGTATGATCTCACCCCTGCCAATGAAAAACAGGCCATACTGCCCCAGGGCGCAAGATTTATGGAAAACCGTCACGGCACAGCGCCCGGGTTTTCCATGATTATCGGCAACTGCCGTTTTTTTTGCATGCCTGGTGTGCCCAGGGAGATGGAGCGGATGTTTGATCTGAACGTCAGACCCCGGTTGAAGCAAATAACCGGGCATGCCGGTGAAATTCAGGTGATACGTCTGACCGTGTTCGGTATGCACGAAGCAAAGGTGGGAGATGCGCTTGAAGGTTTCAGCGAACAATTTCCAGAAATTCATTTGGGGTTTAGAATCAGATTCCCGATGATCGAGGTTAAATTATCCCAATCCAAAGCGGCGGATTCCCAATCCCAAAAGGATTTGGATGGTGATAACCTTATGAATCAGGCAAAACGTTGGGTGATGGGAAAAATTGGATCAAATGTAGTGTCAGATCAGGGGCTGACATTGGCCGAGGAAGTCGGGCGGCTTCTGGCAGCGCGGGGCCAGACACTCAGTGTGGCGGAATCGTGTACCGGGGGACTTGTGGCCCACCTGGTAACGGATGTGCCGGGGGCTTCGGACTATTTTTTATTTTCAGCCACCACCTACGCCAATTCAGCCAAAGAAGCGATTCTAAAGGTGTCCCGCAAAACGCTTGAAAAAAAAGGGGCAGTGGATGAGACCACCGCCCTAGAGATGGCAACCGGCGTCAAAACCGCCGGCGGATCTGACTGGGCTGTGTCCACCACAGGTATTGCAGGCCCGACCGGCGGCAGCGAAGAGAAACCTGTGGGGACTGTATGCATCGGGGTGGCAGGTCCGTCCCGGGCACATTCCCAGAGATTTATGCTGGACAGCGGCGACCGTGGGCGCAACAAGCAATTGTTTGCCGCCATGGCACTTGAGATGCTGCGCCGGGAGCTTGTGAAAAAATGA
- a CDS encoding radical SAM protein: protein MLLIFPPVAKPCEPPAGIALLSSALKENGIDCKCVDANVDGLLWLINSVGKDKATDSWTRRALKNRDAILKDLGNPDLYTNFDRYHQRVYDLNHLVAVSVDQSRFRISLSDYSDNQLSSVDSNALLDSAAVYRENPFFPYFEERLRPVVESWNHPWIGISLCYLNQALVSFALAGWIKDNFPDKKLVMGGGLVSSWMSRPDFNDPFSSLIDHLVKGEGEIPLLSLLGKPGIEKKHYVPDYGFADNHDYIAPAKILPFRGSIGCYWSKCNFCPEKAETRPYSTQRADRVLDDLNIMAENHDPEVVHFIDNAVTPAFLRALSRQQCSFKWYGFVRFEKDFADPRFCRALKQSGCEMLKLGLESGDQKVLEDMSKGTDLELVSATLANLKAAGILTFVYLLFGTHYEDEAAAHRTLDYIKAHKSNIDYLNLSVFNLPKFSDDAQGLVTHEFYHGDLSLYLNFEHPRGWTRRNVKSFVDKEFKKQLGVGSRFRKNPAFFSSNHAMFFNNLD, encoded by the coding sequence GTGGGCAAAGACAAGGCGACCGATTCCTGGACAAGGCGGGCCCTGAAAAACAGGGACGCCATTTTGAAGGATCTTGGCAATCCGGATCTCTACACCAATTTTGACCGTTACCACCAGCGGGTCTATGACCTGAACCACCTTGTGGCCGTATCTGTAGACCAGTCAAGATTCAGAATCAGCTTATCTGATTATTCGGACAATCAACTCTCTTCGGTGGACTCCAACGCCTTGCTTGACAGTGCCGCAGTGTACCGGGAAAATCCTTTTTTCCCCTATTTTGAAGAAAGACTGCGTCCCGTGGTAGAATCCTGGAATCATCCCTGGATCGGCATCTCCCTGTGTTATCTCAACCAGGCCCTGGTCAGCTTTGCCCTGGCCGGATGGATCAAAGATAATTTTCCGGATAAAAAACTTGTCATGGGCGGGGGATTGGTCTCTTCCTGGATGAGCCGCCCTGATTTTAACGATCCCTTTTCCAGTTTGATTGATCATTTGGTTAAAGGGGAGGGGGAAATCCCCTTGCTGTCGCTGCTGGGAAAACCCGGCATCGAAAAAAAACATTATGTGCCGGACTACGGATTTGCCGACAACCATGATTACATTGCACCGGCAAAAATTCTGCCGTTCAGGGGCTCCATCGGCTGTTACTGGAGCAAATGCAATTTTTGTCCTGAAAAGGCGGAAACACGACCGTACTCAACCCAGCGGGCTGATCGGGTTCTTGACGATCTTAATATAATGGCTGAAAATCATGATCCTGAGGTGGTTCATTTCATTGACAATGCCGTAACACCGGCGTTTTTACGTGCACTTTCCCGTCAGCAGTGCAGTTTTAAATGGTACGGCTTTGTCCGGTTTGAAAAGGATTTTGCAGATCCCCGGTTTTGCCGGGCCCTTAAGCAAAGCGGATGCGAGATGTTGAAACTTGGGCTTGAATCCGGCGACCAGAAGGTCCTGGAGGATATGTCAAAGGGCACAGATCTCGAACTTGTGTCGGCCACCCTTGCCAATCTTAAGGCTGCAGGGATTCTCACCTTTGTCTATCTGCTCTTCGGCACCCATTACGAAGATGAAGCTGCGGCCCACCGCACCCTGGATTACATCAAAGCCCATAAATCCAATATTGACTATTTAAATTTATCTGTTTTTAATTTACCTAAATTCAGTGATGATGCCCAAGGGCTTGTGACCCATGAATTTTACCATGGAGACCTCTCGTTATATCTTAATTTTGAGCATCCCCGGGGGTGGACCCGCCGCAATGTTAAATCGTTTGTTGATAAAGAGTTTAAAAAACAGCTGGGGGTGGGGTCCAGGTTCCGGAAAAATCCGGCCTTTTTTTCATCCAACCATGCCATGTTTTTTAACAATTTAGATTAA